The sequence AATTGATATTGAAACAATAGAAACATCAGAATGTCAATCAAGATAAAGTACAGAAATTAATATTCATCCCAAAGCATAATTAACTTCAAAAATGATATTGTGAACCAGagcaaatgttttatttcttgacaaatataattttttttagaaagctTGTCTGAAAAACAAGTTATTGACTTGATTAGGCCTTTGAAAGGCACAATGCACCAAGAGAAAGTACAGTTCTATTATTCACTTGGAATGTGTGAATCTCCTACCTGTATCTACATGACTAATAAGTCAGTACAATTTGGAGTAACAAATCAATAACAAGGAAAGCTTTAATTCATTCTTTCTTTGCTTGTTGAAAAATAGACATCTTCCTTCAAATGATGCATCATAGTTTTTATATAATTTCACATGATAGCAAGATCATGAGTTTCTGGCAACATTTAGATTTAATCAGTGTGAGCGATATTTACTTAAAATTCCCAGCAGAGTACTGATATATCAGATTAACAAATTCTGCAATGTCTATTTTGAACATGAACACAGTTATCATGTCATTTCATGTCATTAttggacagaaaaataaacttcACATAAAAGTTTAGAAACTTGACTTCAATTGATCATATCTCTCTAGTTCCTTTATCAATTGcattatattatatatcattgaaaagtcTACTTATTGTCCTTTACAACAGTAGTTGACTTGTTATGATTGTACATCCGTGGATTGAGCACTAGGGCTGCTTATGTGAATGTGTTGCAAAACAAAAGTGACCAAATTTCCCTGCCAACACAGTGTTTGATAGTGGCAGGGAAATCTCAGCACTTTTGGAGTAAACCAACCACGAAGTCAGCCATGGTGCCTGTGACACAAAAGCATAATCATTGCAAATGAAGTATAATTATTTTAAGAGCGATAGGCAAGGTTTCCAATGACATGGAACACACTACCCATCATAAAAAAACAGCTTGTGCGAAATTTCAGCACTTTTTCTCGTGACTAGCCCACATTAGCAGCCCTATATATATGACTATACGATCATAAGTAACAACAGAGatatgattgactgaaatcagGTTTCCAAACTTTCCATGCTAGTTTAGTTGGCTATTCAAACAAACCCAACACATCCCTCAGAATCCTTGGTGATCTATCCTTGGGACAGAATGGTGGGTTTCTTGATCATGATCTCCATCTCCATCGGTCCAGATTGTCAGGGTCTAGCCATGACAAATCCGAGACCTATGGCACACAATGCAGCGGCTGATGCACCCAGGACCAGACCCCACTTCCAGatctgacaaaaaaacaaacaaatatcatTGACTAATCCATTGACAGATACACTAGACTAGAGACATACTGCAGTATATACTGCTATCTGATATATGACACTGAAATTAAACTTTTAAAGGATATGAATATGGGTAGCACAAATTCttcttttgttacattttgtattttcaatgttttcataCACCCCTAGTTTTTTTTAAGACACAGACTGTGCTCTACTTTGatcccaaaacaaacaaagtaacaaagaaagaaaaaaagaaagaaagaaacaaacagacaccaAGTATAGTGGCACTTACATTTGTTGAAGTACCACCACCATTGGGGGAGTTGCCAATGTCTCCCATCATCTTACGGTACATGTGcctttctttctccttctgCGACGTCTGTTGTTTAACTAGTTTGGACAGTTCATTGTGGATGATCTGTAAGAAAATAGGAAATCTTACATTGAACTTTTTGACCAGTTTTATACTAATCTGCTCCTGTCTTTGTTTTCAGCTTGTAGCTATTGGCAGTCCTCAAGTTTTATGTGCTTATGTAGGTATTCAACCCTCAAACTGCTGGGAAGGTCACAGTGGGAAGCACCTTGCCTTATAACCTAGGGTATGCCTGACTCCAGTTTAAGCACAGTGCTTCAGTACACTATACCAGAGGTTTGGGAAGCCTGTCTTCCAGTACTTGTTATtggtaaaaaacaaacaaacaaaaatcattgcAGTAGAGATGATAAAATTCTCTGCCCTCCCACTCACCTTGGTTTCTGGCTCCAGGTTAATAGCTTTCCGTAGGCAGCTAATTGCTTTGTCCAGATTTCCCTTTCCTGCATACACCTgaagaaaaatttgaaaatactaGGTCAGTCAATGAATaatggatgtcatccacacTTATCAGTGCAAACATTCACATTACCAAATCTCTATATGTTGCATTAAGGATGTATAGACACCCAAACACTCTATTTATCTCAACATCTATCAGAAcatgagaaaaacaaaaaaacagatgCAAACCTTTCCAAGTCTAAAGAGCCCCTTAACgttgtctggatggattgctaAGACTGCCTCACAGGACTTCTTGGCAGTGTCATAGTTCTTTGCCTATTGTTGAAAATATGGCAATACAAGGTGGGTACAGTATATCATTATTCAGCACATCTTCAAGTATACCAGTCCAAGAGTTTTCTATGTAAAAATTCTGTTAAGTCCAAGAAATGAGAAATAAACGCTTGTAACCACAACGTCTTACCTTCAGTTGAGCAGCAGCCATGTTGTTGTAACTCTTAAGTCTGATGTCGTCTATCTGTTTTACTATCTCGCTGTCTGGCtgtgaaatacaatgtaaagtTTATTAGGAAAACTCACCGTTAGTGGGGAAACTATATTGAGATTTCTGTTGTTTCATGATGATGAGTCTTGTCTGCAACTTATCATTACAAAATAAATAGCTACAAAGACACTGTGACTATTCTCTCACGGCACTACAATCAAAATTGCCACAATAGGTTTTTTTCCACAGAATGTATCAATATGCTATACCTCAGATTTTTCCTTGGATGAGGATTCAAGTATCTTCACAGCCctgcaaaaatgacaaagaataACAGATTGCAATTGCATGGAGTGTTAATATatgtaatgtgaaatatattATACAGTTCAGCTAATACTACAGACATTGGCTATAACTTTCTGCATTAGATCTTAGTTCATTGTAAGAACCCCTCAAAATCAAGTAGGGTATACACTAACTTAATATGTTCTAAAACAGACTGTAATATCACAACTGTGCTATTGCTTACATAAAGCAATTGGCATACAAATACAATTTGCATACAAATGGCGATTTCTGATTGATCGAAATGGCATAAAACCTTTTGTGTACCACAGAACATACTTTTATGCTAGACTTTACTTTGCAGGGTGAAACTTACTGATCATAACAGTGACATGCCAGCATGAAATCATTGCGACTATACCAAAAGTTGCCTCTTTCTCGCTTCTTGTCCCTGTCAGGAAAAGACAGGTTTtattcatacacatgtatagcATAATACTGTCATCATGTCCTGCCATAACAACATGCATGTATAGAATATTCATAAATCATCAAGGAACAAAATGTCAGTCAATGTACTTTTCACATGCAGTTCATGATCAGTAACTTCTGCAATTGATTGCTAACAtgtagctttgaaaaaaaattaatgtgtaAGATAATCCACTAGATATAAGCAAAAATCCATTCAAccctagagtccattccaagtcaccaagagggttgttattgtcataatttacaaatgttttcaatctgtaattatttgtgtgagagatttcatactttagaaatattttgaatgtgatttcaactttacaaatatttctccggttttcttaaactttagaaatattcatcatatggaatatgatatttctaacagtttctaaataatggtaacagcattctaccattatttaccattatttacaatttcctaccattttataccattatttgtaacatctttataaataggtcagagggctgggaagaaagcaattcacacatccttacgaAGTAGAGGGAAGAATTCTTttcacaaaggacccaacagtgtcccgcagtgaagtctaaagaagtacaaaagcagacagaagggccagattagcacctacttttatgggggcaatcaccattctaccattgttaaccattttctaccattcttTGCAAATATTTATAAAAGTGAGAGAATCACatcgatgtttagaaattattctaaataaagagatttttgcgcagttcctttcaaaatatttctaaattatctaatcgacttcaaataaattcatatttttatattcaatcttttagaaaaatttagaactattgtcagtcagatattcttctATTAGAATTTTTTCtgaattattacaaatattatgataaaaccctcttggtgacttggaatggactctatatcAGTACATGTCAGTATATGATGTGGTTTTGCAAAAGATAAAATGCAACATGTTCACAAATAACTATTGGTAGGACGAGGTATTCTTGTGTGGTACCCAAGTGTGCACTTGTCTTCTGCACTCATTGTGAAGAGGTCAGGCTTGTCTTGTGCATTCAGTAACTGCAACTCATAGGTGATTGTAGCATTTTCTGGAATGCCTGGTTCTCTGCAAACAAAGAGGGAAACATTTAATATGGTTACCAAGCTTTAGCCCTCTAAATCTAAGAAAATATATGTCGTTGTAAAAGGCGCTTAAGAAACACCAAATATAGTAGTATTTCCTGACTGTTGTTTACTATACAATTATCAATGATAATTGCCTTACTGACATGTAgtcttgatttattttttcaaatgttgaCAATTTCACAATATTCCTCTTACCTTCCATGTGATCCATAGGCATACATGGCATCAACAATTACTTCACAGGTCTCCCCCATGCCCATAAGGGAAACACAGAGATCCCAGGCTACAAAAAAGGGGAAAAGACACTGTAGTCAGGACTTAGGAATACATCACAAAAGTGCACACTGCACGTGTATGTCAATATTGTTGTTTGTCTACAGGTAGCTCACCTGGTGCATCAGTTGCTGTTTACAGTTATGAATTAATAGCAGCGTTTCAGAAACTGTATTCaatcattcacacacacacacacacacacacacacacacacacacacacacacacacatgcgcgtgcatacacgcacacatatacatacacacacaaacacacacacaaaatatgcaTACAAATAATCACTATTAGTATGAGCCCAGCACTAACCTTGGATGACATCTCCCTCCTGCAGTCCAAAAGTGATCTCATCATGCTGGTCCACAGTTGTCCCATCCTCTAACCTCCCTCTGCTCCAGATGGTGACGTCCTGGCCTGGGCGTGGCCTGGTGCTCTCATCTCCACCCTTCACTATCACCTAAGGGTACAGGTGGGCTGACTTAGTAAGTAGGCACAGTGATCACTGTACATCCTTGCATTCAATGACATGGTATTTGTTTGTGCATACCCatttatgttattttcttttaatgttttttattggtcagaaataacctgtgcaatggcagcctttttaGCATGTTTAGTGCCGAATTC comes from Branchiostoma lanceolatum isolate klBraLanc5 chromosome 2, klBraLanc5.hap2, whole genome shotgun sequence and encodes:
- the LOC136428123 gene encoding peptidyl-prolyl cis-trans isomerase FKBP8-like; the protein is MDDGTREDVTGENKQPEGLDCTGATNGSMEDRVEDLASTETQQAEKTVNSKIGGYEGSVENAFSMEGSVEDGSRSGKVEDGKGDVPESLELHASSSPENGGEDASNVEEGEGDMKEQTEDVKDAEEETDPEWLDILGNGKLKKKVIVKGGDESTRPRPGQDVTIWSRGRLEDGTTVDQHDEITFGLQEGDVIQAWDLCVSLMGMGETCEVIVDAMYAYGSHGREPGIPENATITYELQLLNAQDKPDLFTMSAEDKCTLGDKKRERGNFWYSRNDFMLACHCYDQAVKILESSSKEKSEPDSEIVKQIDDIRLKSYNNMAAAQLKAKNYDTAKKSCEAVLAIHPDNVKGLFRLGKVYAGKGNLDKAISCLRKAINLEPETKIIHNELSKLVKQQTSQKEKERHMYRKMMGDIGNSPNGGGTSTNIWKWGLVLGASAAALCAIGLGFVMARP